Proteins from one Tistrella bauzanensis genomic window:
- a CDS encoding 5-oxoprolinase subunit B family protein — translation MKTRYSFGGDEHIFVEMDEEMSLDAFFKALTMSKAVRAADIDGVTEVCPANASFQVKFDPDRISPEEMLARLKAFEDEAGTATKRLDTRIIEIPVYYQDPWTHETLMRFRERHQDPSGTDLDYAARINGFDSAAEFITAHHSAPWFVSMVGFVAGLPFLYQLVDRDRQLQVPKYLRPRTDTPKHTVGYGGCFSCIYSVRGAGGYQMFGITPMPIYDPEQSVSYLKDFMVFFRPGDIVKWKPIDRAEFDRITAEVAANRYSPRIREVSFDLDDFKADIDGTNARLMEALHGD, via the coding sequence ATGAAGACGCGCTATTCCTTCGGAGGTGACGAGCACATTTTCGTCGAAATGGACGAGGAAATGTCGCTCGACGCCTTCTTCAAGGCCCTCACCATGAGCAAGGCGGTCCGTGCCGCCGACATCGACGGTGTCACCGAGGTCTGCCCCGCCAATGCGAGCTTCCAGGTGAAGTTCGATCCCGACCGGATCAGCCCGGAGGAGATGCTGGCGCGGCTGAAGGCGTTTGAGGACGAAGCCGGGACCGCGACCAAACGGCTCGACACCAGGATCATCGAGATCCCGGTCTATTATCAGGATCCCTGGACCCACGAGACCCTGATGCGCTTCCGCGAGCGCCATCAGGATCCAAGCGGCACCGATCTGGATTATGCCGCCCGCATCAACGGTTTCGACAGCGCCGCCGAGTTCATCACCGCCCATCATTCGGCGCCCTGGTTCGTGTCGATGGTCGGTTTCGTCGCCGGGCTGCCCTTCCTGTACCAGCTGGTCGACCGCGACCGGCAGTTGCAGGTGCCGAAATATCTGCGGCCGCGCACCGATACCCCCAAGCACACGGTCGGCTATGGCGGCTGCTTCTCGTGCATCTATTCGGTGCGGGGTGCCGGCGGCTATCAGATGTTCGGCATCACCCCGATGCCGATCTACGACCCGGAACAGTCGGTGTCGTATCTGAAGGACTTCATGGTGTTCTTCCGCCCCGGCGACATCGTGAAGTGGAAACCGATCGACCGGGCCGAATTCGACCGGATCACCGCCGAGGTCGCGGCCAACCGCTACAGCCCCCGCATCCGCGAGGTCTCGTTCGATCTCGACGATTTCAAAGCGGATATCGACGGCACCAATGCGCGGCTGATGGAGGCTCTCCATGGCGATTAA
- a CDS encoding 5-oxoprolinase subunit C family protein, which yields MAIKVLNPGLATTVQDQGRPGYFHLGIPVSGAMDSYALTAANLLVGNPATAAGLEAVFLGPQLEFQRDATVAITGADLPPKLDGEPRPGWTAFKVRAGQVLSFDYLKSGARAYIAVSGGIDTPLALGSRSTYALGALGGMHGRAIAAGDLLPMGDGPGADDGRSVAPTLRRMPGNPAELRVLPGLYWRLITEQAGRNFFDDEWKVAPEADRIGYRFRGGRPFSFEPREQPFGAGSDPSNIVDGCYQYGSIQVPGGSEPIVLHRDAVSGGGYFTLGAVISADMDLVGQLQPHTPTRFVKVDMQAALAARKERAAQIARLHDALS from the coding sequence ATGGCGATTAAGGTTCTCAACCCCGGCCTTGCCACCACCGTGCAGGACCAGGGCCGCCCCGGCTATTTCCATCTGGGGATTCCGGTATCGGGGGCGATGGACAGCTATGCGCTGACCGCCGCCAACCTGCTGGTCGGCAATCCGGCGACCGCCGCCGGGCTGGAGGCGGTGTTCCTGGGGCCGCAACTGGAATTCCAGCGCGACGCGACTGTTGCGATCACCGGCGCCGATCTGCCGCCGAAACTGGATGGCGAGCCCCGCCCCGGCTGGACCGCCTTCAAGGTGCGGGCCGGTCAGGTGCTGTCCTTCGACTATCTGAAATCCGGTGCCCGCGCCTATATCGCGGTCTCGGGCGGCATCGATACACCCCTGGCCCTGGGCAGCCGGTCGACCTATGCCCTCGGTGCTCTGGGCGGCATGCATGGCCGCGCGATCGCCGCCGGCGACCTGCTGCCGATGGGTGATGGCCCCGGTGCCGATGACGGCCGCAGCGTGGCGCCCACCCTGCGCCGCATGCCCGGCAATCCGGCCGAACTCCGCGTGCTGCCGGGCCTGTACTGGCGCCTGATCACCGAACAGGCCGGCCGCAACTTCTTCGACGACGAATGGAAGGTGGCACCTGAAGCCGACCGCATCGGCTATCGCTTCCGCGGTGGCCGGCCGTTCAGTTTCGAGCCGCGCGAACAGCCCTTCGGCGCCGGCTCCGACCCGTCGAACATCGTCGATGGCTGCTATCAATATGGCTCGATTCAGGTGCCGGGCGGGTCCGAACCCATCGTGCTGCACCGCGATGCCGTCTCGGGCGGCGGCTATTTCACCCTGGGCGCGGTGATCTCGGCCGATATGGATCTGGTCGGGCAGTTGCAGCCGCACACCCCCACCCGCTTCGTGAAGGTCGACATGCAGGCGGCGCTTGCCGCCCGCAAGGAGCGGGCGGCGCAGATCGCCCGGCTCCACGACGCCCTGAGTTGA
- the torT gene encoding TMAO reductase system periplasmic protein TorT, with the protein MKKLAIALMAGTLFAGIAQSSGSARAADWFPYPAAEITPAFAADGTSADVDYVPLDKASQPWNICVSFPHMKDAYWLGVDYGVAEEARRLGVKMNVVEAGGYTELAKQISQIEDCVAAGAQAVVIGAISFDGLNNLVGELAAKNIPVVDVINGISSPKLAAKSLVSFYTMGNETGRYLAAKHPAGSDPVKVGWFPGPAGAGWVEAAHKGFMEAVKGSAVEVLEPRYGDTGKEAQLRLVEDVLQATPDVAYIAGTAVTAEAAQGLLRERGLTDKVGILAFYMTPGVYQGIKRGFIEAAPADSMVIQGRIAIDQAVRVLEGKDYVKHVGPKIFVVDQKTIGDVARESILPPENFSPVFSVN; encoded by the coding sequence ATGAAAAAGCTCGCGATCGCACTCATGGCCGGCACGCTGTTTGCCGGCATCGCCCAGTCGTCCGGGTCCGCCCGGGCCGCCGACTGGTTTCCCTATCCCGCGGCGGAGATCACGCCTGCCTTCGCGGCCGACGGCACCTCGGCGGATGTCGATTACGTGCCGCTCGACAAGGCGTCCCAGCCCTGGAACATCTGCGTCTCGTTCCCGCATATGAAGGACGCCTACTGGCTGGGCGTCGATTACGGCGTGGCCGAGGAAGCCCGCCGGCTGGGCGTGAAGATGAACGTGGTCGAGGCCGGCGGCTATACCGAGCTTGCCAAGCAGATCAGCCAGATCGAGGATTGCGTCGCCGCCGGCGCGCAGGCGGTGGTGATCGGTGCCATCTCGTTCGACGGCCTGAACAATCTGGTCGGCGAGCTGGCCGCGAAGAACATCCCCGTGGTCGACGTGATCAATGGCATTTCCTCGCCCAAGCTGGCGGCGAAGTCGCTGGTGTCGTTCTACACCATGGGCAACGAGACCGGCCGCTATCTGGCGGCCAAGCACCCCGCCGGATCGGACCCGGTGAAGGTGGGCTGGTTCCCCGGGCCGGCGGGCGCCGGCTGGGTGGAAGCGGCCCATAAGGGGTTCATGGAGGCCGTGAAGGGCTCGGCGGTCGAGGTGCTGGAGCCGCGTTATGGCGACACCGGCAAGGAAGCCCAGCTCCGGCTGGTTGAAGACGTGCTTCAGGCAACGCCGGATGTCGCTTATATCGCCGGCACCGCCGTCACCGCCGAAGCGGCCCAGGGCCTGCTGCGCGAACGCGGTCTGACCGACAAGGTCGGCATCCTGGCGTTCTATATGACGCCGGGCGTGTATCAGGGCATCAAGCGCGGCTTCATCGAGGCGGCGCCGGCCGACAGCATGGTCATTCAGGGCCGGATCGCCATCGATCAGGCGGTGCGGGTTCTGGAAGGCAAGGATTACGTCAAGCATGTCGGCCCGAAGATCTTCGTGGTCGACCAGAAGACCATCGGCGATGTGGCGCGCGAGAGCATTCTGCCGCCCGAAAACTTCAGCCCGGTCTTCAGCGTGAACTGA
- a CDS encoding sugar ABC transporter ATP-binding protein, with translation MSQTLIETRALTRRYPGVVALNAVDFDLRRGEVHVLFGENGAGKSTLISMLAGASTPSDGQILMHGRPVTFQSVADARAAGISAVFQEFSLVPTLTVAENLFLGNEPRKGPFVDRAAMRRGAEALFARLDFRIDPRRRVSELSRAEQQMVEIAKALHGDVAMLILDEPTASLTDREVDHLFAVVGAMKAQGVGIIYISHRIQEFARIADRITVLRDGAKIDTVTMAGTSEAKLVEMMAGRAITEIYPAIAHSPGLSVLTVRDLAAWGVHGVDIDIRPGEVLGVAGLVGSGKSRAFRAMMGLLPIARGRVIRHDPAPDAGAATALDLTGASTRQMMQAGVYYLPPDRKTEGLQMAFTVRDNLVQGIMPAMASRGGLLPWRRIRAHTEEVATRVELPVAYRGRLAAQLSGGNQQKTLFGRGLGQDYDIYIFDEPTVGVDMGARAAIYRLIRDLAEAGKAVVVISSDLPEAMNLAHRLVVFSRGKIAAELDRADINEAAVLAHFFAEDAEEEIGA, from the coding sequence ATGAGCCAGACACTGATCGAAACCCGCGCGCTGACCAGGCGCTATCCGGGTGTCGTGGCGCTGAACGCGGTCGATTTCGACCTGAGGCGCGGCGAAGTCCATGTGCTGTTCGGCGAGAATGGCGCCGGAAAGTCCACCCTGATCTCGATGCTGGCGGGCGCATCGACACCCAGTGACGGCCAGATCCTGATGCATGGCCGGCCGGTCACCTTCCAGTCGGTGGCCGACGCCCGCGCCGCCGGCATTTCAGCGGTGTTCCAGGAATTCTCGCTGGTGCCCACCCTGACCGTGGCCGAGAACCTGTTTCTGGGCAACGAGCCGCGCAAGGGACCGTTCGTCGATCGCGCCGCCATGCGCCGCGGCGCCGAGGCGCTGTTCGCACGCCTGGATTTCCGGATAGATCCGCGCCGCCGGGTGTCGGAGCTCAGCCGCGCCGAACAGCAGATGGTCGAGATCGCCAAGGCCCTGCATGGCGATGTCGCCATGCTGATCCTCGACGAACCCACGGCATCGCTGACCGATCGTGAGGTCGATCATCTGTTCGCCGTGGTCGGCGCCATGAAGGCACAGGGCGTCGGCATCATCTATATCTCGCACCGCATCCAGGAATTCGCCCGGATCGCCGATCGCATCACCGTGCTGCGTGACGGCGCAAAAATCGACACGGTCACCATGGCCGGTACCAGCGAGGCAAAGCTGGTGGAGATGATGGCCGGCCGCGCGATCACCGAAATCTATCCCGCCATTGCCCATTCGCCCGGGCTGTCGGTGCTGACTGTCCGCGATCTGGCGGCCTGGGGCGTGCATGGCGTGGATATCGACATCCGCCCCGGCGAAGTCCTGGGCGTCGCCGGGCTGGTCGGCTCGGGCAAGTCGCGCGCCTTCAGGGCGATGATGGGCCTGTTGCCAATCGCGCGCGGCCGGGTCATTCGCCATGATCCGGCACCCGATGCTGGCGCGGCGACGGCCCTGGATCTGACCGGCGCCAGCACCCGCCAGATGATGCAGGCGGGGGTCTATTACCTGCCGCCCGACCGCAAGACCGAAGGCCTGCAGATGGCCTTCACCGTTCGAGACAATCTGGTCCAGGGCATCATGCCGGCCATGGCCAGCCGGGGTGGGCTGCTGCCCTGGCGCCGCATCCGCGCCCATACCGAAGAGGTGGCGACCCGTGTGGAGCTGCCGGTGGCCTATCGTGGCCGGCTGGCCGCGCAGCTTTCGGGCGGCAATCAGCAGAAAACCCTGTTCGGGCGCGGGCTTGGCCAGGATTACGACATCTATATCTTCGACGAGCCCACGGTCGGTGTCGACATGGGGGCCAGGGCCGCGATCTACCGGCTGATCCGCGATCTGGCCGAGGCCGGCAAGGCGGTGGTGGTGATTTCGTCGGACCTGCCCGAAGCCATGAACCTCGCCCACCGGCTGGTGGTGTTCTCTCGCGGGAAGATCGCGGCCGAACTCGACCGCGCGGACATCAACGAAGCGGCCGTCCTGGCCCATTTCTTCGCGGAAGACGCGGAAGAGGAGATCGGTGCATGA
- a CDS encoding ABC transporter permease, whose translation MATVTPGRATTIAAVARRLFIRLGVLPFFLAGALIIFSITSDRFLSVDNLVNVARQSVYLLLVSLGQMLVLITGGFDLSVGAAVAVTSVVSALAMTTLGAMFPDAVWLVIIGGALAGFCAAALIGLGNGIGVAYFGVSPFIMTLGVSSVAAGISLFLTGGVPVSGLPFAFADLFGFGRLFGVPVPVLVAIVAALAMWVVMTRTRIGMHVYAIGGNMKAAHLSAIHTRRTLIFAYVICALIASLTGLLLTARVESGEANLGGTIALESIAACVIAGVSLRGGIGRVENVVLGAFFIVLVQNGMNLAQVSSYMQMVLLGLLLILAVVFDQIRYRMLMGRG comes from the coding sequence ATGGCCACTGTCACCCCGGGCCGCGCCACCACGATCGCGGCGGTCGCCCGTCGCCTGTTCATCCGGCTGGGGGTTCTGCCGTTCTTTCTGGCCGGTGCGCTGATCATCTTCTCGATCACCTCCGACCGCTTCCTCAGTGTCGACAACCTGGTCAATGTCGCGCGCCAGTCGGTGTATCTGCTGCTGGTGTCGCTGGGCCAGATGCTGGTGCTGATCACCGGCGGCTTCGACCTCTCGGTGGGGGCGGCTGTCGCCGTCACCTCGGTGGTCTCGGCGCTGGCCATGACCACCCTCGGCGCAATGTTTCCGGATGCCGTCTGGCTGGTGATCATCGGCGGCGCCCTGGCCGGCTTCTGCGCCGCCGCGCTGATCGGGCTCGGCAACGGCATCGGCGTCGCCTATTTCGGCGTCTCGCCATTCATCATGACCCTGGGCGTCAGCTCGGTCGCGGCCGGCATATCGTTGTTCCTCACCGGCGGCGTGCCGGTTTCGGGGCTGCCCTTCGCGTTCGCCGATCTGTTCGGCTTCGGGCGCCTGTTCGGCGTGCCGGTGCCGGTGCTGGTGGCGATCGTGGCGGCGCTGGCCATGTGGGTGGTGATGACCCGCACCCGCATCGGCATGCATGTCTATGCGATCGGCGGCAACATGAAGGCGGCGCATCTGTCGGCCATCCACACCCGGCGCACGCTGATCTTCGCTTATGTGATCTGTGCGCTGATCGCCTCGCTGACCGGGTTGCTGCTGACCGCACGGGTCGAATCGGGCGAGGCCAATCTGGGCGGCACCATCGCGCTTGAAAGCATCGCCGCCTGCGTTATTGCCGGCGTGTCACTGCGTGGCGGCATCGGCCGGGTCGAGAATGTGGTCCTCGGCGCCTTCTTCATCGTTCTGGTCCAGAACGGCATGAACCTGGCGCAGGTCAGTTCGTATATGCAGATGGTGCTTCTGGGCCTGTTGCTGATCCTGGCGGTGGTCTTCGACCAGATCCGCTATCGGATGCTGATGGGGCGGGGTTGA